The Trueperaceae bacterium genome includes the window GATTTTTATTCCCTAACGCCGAGCTAGAGGCTTATGGTCTCATGAAGCGGAAAGGTTTTCCTGAAAGTTACGACCAACGAGCCTTGTTGCGATTCGTTTTAAACCTTAAATCAGGTGAGGATGAACTAACCGCGCCAGTATACTCACACCTTACGTACGACATCATTCCCGATAAAACCCGATTAATTAAAAGACCAGATATCGTGATTTTAGAGGGGCTAAATATTCTTCAAACTAATCCTGACAACCCTCTAGGTAACTTAGGAGATGCCTTTGTTTCAGATTTCCTTGATTTTTCTATTTACCTTGACGCCAAGGAAGAGGATCTCGAAAAGTGGTATGTCGAAAGGTTCCTATCATTAAGGGATACAGTGTTCCACGAAGAAGAGTCTTATTTCCGGCAGTATGCCGGATTAACGGACGAAGAAGCACAGTTAGTAGCACTCGATCTTTGGCGTACCATCAACCTTACTAATTTACGTGAGAACATCGCCATAACCCGCCAAAGAGCAAGCTTAATCTTAGAAAAAGGTTCTGGCCATGAAGTGACTGGGGTGAAACTCCAGAGACTTTAAACCTGGAGTGCGTTTTTCCCAATTATTTCCAACGCTGCTTCCCCTGCTGGTGGATGCATCAATCCGGCCCGAACATCCCTAAAATGACGTTCAAGAGGTAAATCTTTACTCATCGCCGCAGCTCCTACGAGACGAAGTGCCTTATCTGTAACCTCAAGAGAAGTCTCTACCGCAAGATGCTTAGC containing:
- a CDS encoding type I pantothenate kinase; amino-acid sequence: MMSESAKNLRASRYLQFDRSEWQQLRAATPLTLTETDLETLSGLNDEVSLSEVEAVYLPLSRLLNLYVQATQGLHQTTDTFLGKPVSKVPYVIGLAGSVAVGKSTTARILRELLARWPDHPRVELITTDGFLFPNAELEAYGLMKRKGFPESYDQRALLRFVLNLKSGEDELTAPVYSHLTYDIIPDKTRLIKRPDIVILEGLNILQTNPDNPLGNLGDAFVSDFLDFSIYLDAKEEDLEKWYVERFLSLRDTVFHEEESYFRQYAGLTDEEAQLVALDLWRTINLTNLRENIAITRQRASLILEKGSGHEVTGVKLQRL